A stretch of DNA from Aurantiacibacter atlanticus:
CGAGAGGAAGTTTTTTAAACGCTCATCGTCTCTCATTAAGTTTAGCGGCACCAAGCATGATGGTTCTAGGAGGACGTTTGCCGCGCCCAATCCTGCTCAATTTTTTCACGTTTGTGAGTTTGTCGGTGAAAACTGGGATTTTATCGACGAACGAATTTCAGCATCACCGCTAATAGTAAGCAAGCCGAAGCCTGCTGGGGAATCTGCTGATCGACCGATTATAATTCCGTCGCTTTCAAATCTTACAACTGAAGCATCCGAGAAACTGAGTTTCAGTCCAATCATCGTCAAAGCTGATATTTCTCAGTTTTTTCCAAGTATATACACTCATTCAATTCCTTGTGACGTGACCCCCTGATTTTCCTCCAAGTTGGATTAGAGTCCGGCCCTGACAGAAGGACGGACGAGATGAAGAGAACGAGGTTTTCAGAAGAGCAGATCATTGGCGTGCTGAAGGAAGCGGAGGCGGGAGCCAAGACCGCTGACCTTGCCCGTCGGCACGGTGTATCTGAAGCGACGATCTACAACTGGAAGTCGAAGTATGGCGGGATGGAAGTGTCCGATGCCCGGCGGCTGAAGGAGCTGGAGAGCGAGAACGCGAAGCTGAAGCGTTTGCTGGCCGATGCGATGCTGGACAAGGCGGCGTTGAAGGATCTTCTGGCAAAAAAGTTTTGACGCCCGCCGCGCAGCGGGAAGCTGTTGCTCATCTCCAGGCGTGCCATGGGATGAGCGAGCGGCGGGCGTGCCGTGTCATCGATGCTGATCGCAAGAGCGTGCGTTACCGTTCCACCCGGGACGATGACGTCGATCTGCGTGAGAAGCTGCGCGAGCTGGCCAACCAGCGTCGCCGGTTCGGCTATCGCCGTCTGCATATCCTGCTGCGCCGGGAGGGGATCATGATCAACCGCAAGAAGACCCAGAGGCTCTACCGTGAGGAAGGCTTGGCGGTCAGGCGACGACGTAGCCGCAGGCGTGCTGTTGGCACAAGGGCACCTGCTCCGGTTCTGGCGCTGCCGAACCAGCGCTGGAGCCTGGACTTTGTTCACGACCAGATGGCTTCGGGAAGACGGTTCCGGGTGCTCAACGTGGTCGATGACGTGACCCGGGAGTGCCTGGCAGCGGTGCCGGACACCTCGATCTCTGGTCGCCGTGTCG
This window harbors:
- a CDS encoding IS3 family transposase (programmed frameshift); this translates as MKRTRFSEEQIIGVLKEAEAGAKTADLARRHGVSEATIYNWKSKYGGMEVSDARRLKELESENAKLKRLLADAMLDKAALKDLLGKKVLTPAAQREAVAHLQACHGMSERRACRVIDADRKSVRYRSTRDDDVDLREKLRELANQRRRFGYRRLHILLRREGIMINRKKTQRLYREEGLAVRRRRSRRRAVGTRAPAPVLALPNQRWSLDFVHDQMASGRRFRVLNVVDDVTRECLAAVPDTSISGRRVVRELTALIEQRGKPGMIVSDNGTELTSNAVLAWCGEVGVEWHYIAPGRPMQNGYVESFNGRMRDELLNETLFLSMAHARVEIAAWVEDYNRERPHSSLGYATPAAFAAELDKQWPASLRPTGSATQPIASTALMRKTTARL